A section of the Felis catus isolate Fca126 chromosome B2, F.catus_Fca126_mat1.0, whole genome shotgun sequence genome encodes:
- the LOC101080711 gene encoding olfactory receptor 5V1-like, whose product MITAVSVSFCPIPKRKPGSGMEGKNQTVLFEFIILGFSDLTDLQFLLFTIFFLTYMCTLGGNIFIILVTVADPHLHTPMYHFLRNLAFLDICYTTTNVPQMMVHLLSAKKSISYLGCMAQLFAFIFFVGSECLLLAAMAYDRYIAICKPLRYSVIMNRAQYGRLAASCWTGGFLNSVVHTALTFHLPFCGNNQIQYFFCDIPPLLLLSCGDTSVNELALLSIGVFIGWAPFLGIVLSYLYIISTILRIRSSEGRQKAFATCASHLVIVLLYYGSAIFTYVRPISTYSLEKDRLISVLYSVITPMLNPVIYTLRNKDIKGAVKVLGRRWKPPIPSFEM is encoded by the coding sequence ATGATTACTGCAGTCAGTGTTTCTTTTTGCCCAATCCCCAAAAGGAAACCAGGCAGCGGCATGGAAGGAAAGAATCAAACAGTTCTCTTTGAATTCATCATTTTGGGATTCTCTGATCTAACTGATttacaatttttactttttaccatCTTCTTTCTGACCTATATGTGTACTTTGGGAGGAAATATCTTCATTATCCTGGTGACTGTGGCTGATCCACATCTACACACCCCCATGTATCATTTTCTGAGGAATTTGGCCTTTCTTGACATCTGCTACACCACCACCAACGTCCCCCAGATGATGGTGCATCTCCTGTCAGCGAAGAAGAGCATTTCCTATTTAGGTTGCATGGCACagctttttgcatttattttcttcgTGGGATCAGAGTGTCTCCTCCTGGCAGCCATGGCGTATGACCGTTACATTGCAATCTGCAAACCTCTACGGTACTCAGTGATTATGAACAGGGCCCAGTATGGCCGCTTAGCCGCCTCGTGTTGGACTGGGGGTTTCCTCAACTCAGTGGTGCACACAGCACTGACCTTCCACCTGCCCTTCTGTGGCAACAACCAGATTCAGTATTTCTTCTGTGACATCCCCCCTTTGCTGCTGTTGTCTTGTGGGGACACTTCTGTCAATGAGTTGGCATTGCTGTCCATTGGGGTCTTCATTGGGTGGGCGCCTTTCTTGGGTATCGTCCTCTCCTACCTCTATATTATCTCTACCATCTTGAGGATCCGCTCCTCAGAGGGGAGGCAAAAGGCATTTGCCACCTGTGCCTCGCACCTGGTCATTGTCCTTCTGTACTATGGCAGTGCCATCTTCACATACGTGCGGCCCATCTCAACATACTCACTGGAGAAAGACAGACTAATCTCTGTGTTATACAGTGTCATTACCCCCATGCTAAACCCTGTAATTTACACACTGAGGAATAAGGACATCAAAGGGGCCGTGAAGGTGTTGGGGAGAAGGTGGAAGCCACCGATCCCTTCTTTTGAGATGTAA